From Girardinichthys multiradiatus isolate DD_20200921_A chromosome 19, DD_fGirMul_XY1, whole genome shotgun sequence:
aatacgatttattttctatgagaatacgaatttacatcagcgacttggtgtcacgtgatctcaggctggttaatGGAGCacagttagtcgattcgcgttgcgcatgcgctgtcacattcctcaccgccagtaaacgtagtgccagaatgggagataattcagtctaaaaggaatattaggaacagaggggagatgggGGGagaatcaagagtattataaataaagcattgttcttatctttatgaaatacaaactaaaacatagaatatagtgggtggagttatacaatgatgtacaataGGTGGTGGTATGCacttctgaatttgttgcgaaccgccagcagaagagaagaagaagcagcagcactagcgccaaaagaacggaccaagaaactacggtacaaagccaggtaatgttaaaaagtttatatatgtcttaatgtcgttaatatatgctcttggtccttatttactggcggtgaggagtgtgacagcgcatgcgcaatgtgaatcgactaactctgctccactaaccagcctgagatcacgtgacaccaagtcgctgatgtaaattcgtattctcatagaaaataaatcgtattcacaaactgttatagcatattgtattcataaagaataaaccacaactgtaaacttgaactttgtgtttgtaattttgtgaagctgtaacattttattttgtattcttacagagtaaatatataatacctcttttggattttacttatgcacaactattgactaatatgcacacatttccgtctttacatacacattgtttttgacagcgttcttaccccataaaaGAGTCTCTTCTCTAGTCAGAAAATTTATGAATCAAAAGGCAGCTTCTAACGGTAAGTTTCTGTTATTGTAACGTTGTTATAAGTAAGAGATGCTTCTGTGCTGTTTTAACAACACATATTCATATATGTATGCCAGAGTAATGCATATGATTTTAATTAGAAGCACCACCTTCttagacattttaaaacagtgatTCAACAGGACTTGGAGTTTTCTACTGTAAGTCATTAAAAGCTACAACATTCTTATGCTACTTTCGAAGGATTAAAGATTATTTCACTAAAAATGTACTGGTTCGACGTTGGAAAATGTAacctttgtttacattttggaaaGTAACCAAAGGAAAAATGGTGTACTTGTACTTCTGATTACTTATATTTCCCCAACACTCTGACCGGCACAGTAGGCCTAATACGAAATCTCATTTAGTGAACAtgttgcagaaatgttttgaaaatataaaatgcaaCCATTGTTTCTAGCTCGCACTGCTAATAAAGGTGTAATTTAGACATTTCGAATATCAATTAGCAAAtcccactgtttattgaatttggaactggaaattatttattcatttatttaagggTACAAGATCATTCCCGGATCTAAGCTCCACCTTCAGAGGTAACTTGAAAACAGCTGGTTTTGACTGTTGGCGCTGACTATCTCTGCATTATGCTTGATTTATTCACATGTACCTTGCACAAAATACCAGCATTTCTTCTGAGATTAAAGCAGCCAGAGTACCACCAAAGGGACCCCATACTACAGTTTAAAAATCACGGATATTGTGGATTATTATGCAGCTTATATTAGTATTGCAAGAAGATAGTGACCTAAGCGCCGACATGCCATTATCTAATCTAAGATTGAACTGGTCCTTTGACCCAATAAAAGTCAGCTTTGAAGTTGCTCTTAATGCAAAGTCACAATTACAGTTATAAATTTTAAAGACATGTAAGAAGTATATTAGAATACCATTgagaagttaatttatttcagtaaatcaatTCAATTAGTTGCTTGGGACAAATAGTGATATATTTTCGTTTTAATTCTGTTACGTTTTATGATTAAAGACTAATAAAAAGCCTAAACCATGTTTCTCAGAAGTTTCAAATGTTAGATAAGGCCGTTTACAGGGCTCTATCTAAGCATTGATGGagaattgagtggaaggaaaaagtctgGCTTAAAATGTGCACAAGCACCAGGGATAATTGCAGCCTGTGGAGAATTGTGAAGCAAACAGATTCAAGAGTTTGGGAGAGATTCCCAAGATGTGGGTTGTGGCTAGAGTCAGTGCTTCGAGAGCCATTACACACAGACTATAACTGTTGTATTCTTTGTGTTAAGCAACTTCTGAACCAGAGACAGTGTCAGAAGCGTTTTAACTTGAGTCAGGAGAAAAAGGGCTGGgtaatttggaaatcaaggtcccagactCTGGAGGAACAGTGGCGAGGCACAGAATCTAAGTTGCTTAGCGTCCAGTGTGACATTTCAACAGTCAGTAatgacatacttttcagaaggctgacttttttacatgaaaaatcCTTTTATTGGTTCTGTTTAATAATACATgattctgagaaactgaattttgggtttcttAATTACCctaagccataattatcaaacTGGACAGAAATAAACGTTTGAAACACATCACTCTGTGTATAAtgaataatattaaataatattaatattaaatgtgaTGCCTTGAGATGGATATCCATCACACAAAGGCCTTTCAATTATAGACCTTGACAGTGAGTCCTGTGTTATAATACCCTACCTGTGTGCTAACAGAGCCACGCCTCAGTGCCAGAGCTCCAGGACAAAGTGACACCACTCAGTCCCCTAACCACCAAACCAGCACTCAGCAACGAGGACATCATGCGGTACAGCAGACAGCTCCTCCTGCCCGAGCTCGGTGTAAAAGGTACCCATACACAGACAGGGAGGTTCTGACAGGTGAGGTTTATTAATTGCTCTGAGTGGTTCTATATCCTTTGCAGGCCAGCTGAATTTATCCAGGACGTCAGTGCTGATTGTGGGCTGTGGTGGACTAGGTTGCCCACTTGCCCAGTATCTAGCAGCAGCAGGCATTGGTAGGTAGATCAATGCAGATTGTGATTAGGAAACAGTAGAAGCTGGGGGAAATTTTAATGGGTCAACAATAAGTTAAGGCTGCATGAAAACATTCTGAACTTTTAATTTAAGATTTACTATTGATATTTTGCTATAAGATGGTTTGTAACACAAGATAGACAATAGTGATAAACTGTCCCATCCCAGGGCGTCTCGGTCTGCTGGACTATGATGAAGTGGAGCTCAGCAACCTCCACAGGCAGGTTCTTCATGGAGAGGAGAATCAGGGCCAGGCTAAGGCTCTTTCTGCTGCTAGGGCAGTTAAAAGGTAAGGCTTAAAACCGTTATatcatgtttttctctgttataTCGGTTTGATGAGTTATTGCTAATAAATGTTAAGCAAATGTTGTAAATTGTCGTTTTTGTGTGCCTTTTTTCATCCTGTAGTCGCTGAGCAGTGTATACTGGCGCTTTAGAGTCTCACCACAGGTTATATCTAGCCGCGGATTTCTCCTCAGTTCAGAAATATTTTGTAAACATGTTATTTTAGAAGCATGTTTGTGGGTCTTTTTAGCCCAACAGTGGGCCTTCTGTGGGCTTGACACATGTCACATAACCTTAGCCACACGAGGGTGACATTTCTCTAACAAGCTACCAACCTGTGCACAGATTCAAACTACATGTGTATTTCTGCCACTCATTATAATAGTTTGAGagttaacaaaaatatataatggatgtattttctgttttacttaATTAAGAAGCAGGAACATAGTTTTGACTACTTGTTTGCTTtttgctgttctgttttttttttgttggtttaaaatctcccagaatggatttgtttttcttgagcTTCAAGAAAGCTGAGGGATatgtatgtttaaaataaattgacagTTTTTGTAAGGAAGCTATGTACATTAAAATACTTTACCTGAATGATTCTCTCCAGGTTGAATTCCACAGTGGAGTGTATTCCCTACCATCTGCAGCTCTCCCCAGAGAATGCCTTGCAGCTCATTCAACAGTATCCTAACAGCTACATCTGTTATCTGACAGCAAATGAAATACTGTCAGTATAAATCCTACTTGCAGTTGCTGTCATGAATGTCATAATAATTTGGGGCTTTTAATGgtttatctaaaccattctttTTCCAGGCTGGAATGATTATACAATTTACTGTAATTAATTTTATCAAACAAGAACTGGGATGCACACGTTTAAGTTTACGGTGGATCTTCTGCATAATGGGTCCAAATTGGGACTCCATGGTAGaacagttgccttgcagcaagaaggtcctgggtttaaatCCCAGCCTGGGTTCTTTCTTCataaagtttgcatgttctcccctagCATGCGTTGGTCCTCTCCAGATACTCTGCCTTCTTCCCACAGTTACCTTAACTGGTCTcactaaattgctcttaggtatgagtgtgtgtgtgtgcgcatgtgtgtctgtcctgtgtgtctttaTGTTGCCCCGTGATGGACttgcaacctgtccagggtgtatcctgcctctcgccaaatgaccgctggagataggcaccggctTCCCCGCAAGACTGCAAGGACAAGCGGGtgtagaagatggatggatagatggatgggttCGGATTGTTTATACAGGCCCAGATACTGTTTATACATACACTTCCGCtaatgtttggttatttgtctCTCAGTAAGTTGCACCTTTTGTGAAAAGCTTGTACCATAGTTATGTCTAAGTATTTTACCACTTCTCTTGGCCAAACTGGTTGAGGTCATCTgaattggttgtttttttggcatGGGCTCAGCTTTTAAAGAGGGTCCAGAAATTTCCATCAGGGTTGAAGTTGACGTGactccagaagcttaatgttagcccTGATCTGTGTCCaggagacacaacaaacatgaagGAAAGTGCTCTTGTCAGAagagacaaaaactgaacacTGTGGCATACTTGAAAAACACTTTGTGTGGCAGAAGACAAATCTTCTTAAAACTTGTGGACTCAGCTTAAAAGCCTTGTTTGAACCAAAAATAGAAATGGTGCATAAATTAATTTGCTGTGGCATCCATTCAACTGGTTTCTACAATGTCccaaaatgtatttctattcAAAGTTCCATTACTTGTTCCaccaagatatttaaaaaaatgatgggGATATTTGGGTCGCTGCGAAAATTCTTTTCAGGCACATCCCAGAGTCTCAATATGGTTAAAGTCTGTACTTTTGTTGCCAATTCATGTGTAAAAATTATGTCTTGTGGTCTTTGATCCACTTGAGCTCCATGAATTCTGCCATtatcttggaatatgcctgtGCTATCAGGGAAATAGAAATTCCCTGTTGTCATAACCTGCTcattcaggtagtcagcagaCCTCATTCTTTGGGCACATaatgttgctgaacccagacctgatcAACTGCAGCAACCTCATGTCAGCACTGCCCCCAAAGGCTTGACTATTAGCCACTAGGCTTAAATGTGTGTATCACTTCATGTGCCTCTCTTCTTACTCTGATACGCCTGTCACTCTGGAACCTTCTGGACTCAGCTGACCACATGACTTTCTTTTATTGCTACAAAGTCCATTTATATTGGCCCCTAGAAAATTGAAGCCTTTTGTGTGATTAACCTCCCTAATCAGGTTTTTCTTAAGACCACGCAGCTGTTTAGTTGCAATCCCCTGAATTCCCTTTGCATTGTGCTGGAAATGTACTTTCTTTCATATCTGAACATAGCTGTCAGACatgctgctgtttttcttttacattttggttTCACCAAGTGTTTAAATGATCGCCAGTTATGATCTTTCAAATTTCCAACCACATTTCTCCCACAAATATGATGGTTGCATTCTATTCTGAAGGTTTTACTAATGTGCTTGACAATTTAGATAGTTTCCACAATCTCCTTAGATGCTTTGtgtgcttgatgcatgccaattaGTTGGCCCTTCTGAAACACAtagttgtttaagaaatgaaaagTTACGCACTTCCTCAGTTTGGGTTAAATAACATGTTGCCAACTATAACATCATGATCCATGTAGTAAATAATCAATGCGAGGCTCTTACCTATTTGATTTGTTGAATCCAGCTGCTGACTTTTTTTGTTGGACAAGCAGTGTGTAATACAGGTTAAAATTAATCATAAAAACCCTTATATTACTTTAAGGGTACTCCAGCTTACCTATGGTGGCTGTATGTAAACCTTAGATGAGAAGTATAATACATCTCATGAGCATAGTCGTAAATCAAGTGTGTGATTAGTTGTGCTGCACAAGATGTAAATGAGGAGTTCATTAGgaatctgtaaatattttctggTGACACCTTGACTCCCCTGACCTCATATATGACATTGTGGCCGACTGTTCAGACAACGTTCCCACCCGATATCTGGTAAACGACGCCTGCGTGCTGAGCGGCAAACCTTTGGTGTCGGCGAGTGCTTTGCGAATGGAGGGGCAGGTAGGCTGTGCAGGTGTCCTAGTTCTCCATCACTACACCAGGCTCCCTGGGATTTACTacattatttgtgtgtgtgtgtgtgcgcgcagTTGACGGTGTATAACTACCGCGGAAGCCCCTGCTACAGATGCTTATACCCAGTTCCTCCACCGCCTGAGACAGTAACCAACTGTTCTGATGGAGGGGTTTTAGGAGTGGGTGAGTTTTTTTTCCCTACACTTACTTTCCCACTTACTTTCATCTAAAGCCATTAACTGTATGAATCTAAATAGCGGTACTTTGAAAAGgtttcccttttttttcccccagttccAGGTATGATGGGCTGCTTCCAAGCTTTAGAGGTCCTCAAAATTGCTTCTGGGCAAGGCTGTATCCTTTGTTTCTTCCATTCCTTTGTGAAACTTCACCAGCAGGACCCTCCTTtgctattttgtttctttgtttcaaagttttttgctttgtcattggGATATGCCAACAATAAAATGCTGAGAAGAATTCCATTGTAATAATGGCTTGTGCTTGTCTGAtaagcaaacaaaaacagaaatattttgtcTACATTTTCTGGGCTCTGCTTTCTATTCATTTGCCATTGTCTTGTGAAACTGCAGGGATTTATTACGACATGCAGCAGAGAATGGGCTTGCTTTATCCTGCCCTTTGTGTTGGATTGTCAGCCGCATGCTGACACCTGGCCATGATGCGTCATTCAGGGAAGTGTTGAACTGTTTTCCCACCAATACTCCCCTGAATGTTACCATGCTCTTACTGCATCAGAGGGAGATGTGTTAGGCAATTCTCTGAGTCTTTTTCAAAAAGTAACCTCTCCCTTAACTGGGCATACCAGCTTCCTGCGGTCAGCAGCTGGTGATGTTTGACGCTCAGGGTTTCAGATTTAGGTCCATCAGGCTGCGGCCGATGCAGGCTGACTGTGCCGTGTGTGGAGAAAGTCCCACGGTGACACAGCTGATTGACTATGAGGCCTTCTGCGGGTCTGCTGCCACAGATAAGGTTGGTCATTAAAGGAGATTATCTGAGGGGTCTTACACAGTCTGTATGGAGTATGGAATgtgattttgtcattttacaagtTTGAATAAGTATGAAATATGAAAATTAAgtattggaaaaatgtttgggTTTCAAAATTATATCATGTAATCCTTTATCTAAAAGAGTAAAGGCCATACATCTTCATATTTAAGAGCTAGAAAACTCCAAAAGCTTGAAAGTATGgaatgtaaataaatcacaactgtgtttccattgtttttttaaagaaaataagtcATTTAAAATTCACTTTTATATGCAAGCTGAGAGTTTTTAGGCTCCGTTTCAAAATCCGAAATCTTTCATAAATGTATGATGACATAGTGTCTGTAACTGCACTGTggcaaaaaaaatctttgtcaAATGGACGTGTTGTCGCTTATTGGTGAGACCACAAAAGGGTGCAAACAGATGTGCTACAAAGATCCTTTATATAGGAAACACGGGTGTAAACAAACTGTTGGAAACACTTTTTGTCCCAGGATTATAAAAACAGTTGAAATCTTGGATTTAATGGAAGTACCAAACCTGATGAAAGAGGACAAAACACAGTTTATACCTTGGCTACTTGAGCAGGGAGAAAACAGCCAGATCTCCCAAGGCGCCAGCAGGTGTTGTTTGTGAACATAAAGTCTTTGGCAATTTTAGCCACGATGACTAGCTTCATCTGTGACGTGTCTGAGCCAAAGGAAGGAGACATTGTTTGAGTGCAGCTGCTAAATTATAGTATGTCAGTGATTTAACTTCCCTACCATTCTCCGCATGTGTAGGAATAGCTTGAAGTGACTGCAGATAGATTTACAGAGTTTGAGTATGACAGATGGCGTCCTCAGAATGTTAATGCCATCACTGTAGTAGAGTTGAGCTCAAAAAACATGACCCGATTATGTGGAGAAAAATGCAAATAACATCACTGCGTGGCTTTTTAATTATTCTGGTGGTGTTTGGACAAAAGGGTTGCTTAAGCTGATGCTCATCAGAGTAACAATGCTTGTTAGAAATGataatatttatgtaaatgCTGTCAGAATTTTATTTAGTCAAATTAGAGTTCACAATTACAGCAGTCATTCTCAACTGTGGTGAATTACACGGGGACAGGGCTTGACAGAGAGTGCTTTTACATCCCTCCTTTGGTGGCAGTTTTCTAGGCCTGCAGGCTACTGCAGAAATTTTTCTTGACTTACTCCTCGCTGGATAAATCACTATATTAGTCATTATTTTATAATACTATAAGTTGGAGACTTTGCGATCACTACTTCTTGGGTGGTCAGTATGTTATACACTAATGCCTGAGTTTGGCATTGCAAATGTAACATTACTACTCTTAGGAAACTTTCAATTTGGTTCTCAACTGCCttgagccttttttttttacaattgttCAGAGATGCGATGAGCTACGGGCTCTGAACTGAATTCAAAAGGATGTAAAAATGATGACCTCTGAACCTTAAATTATGAATTTCTGACAATGAATCTTATCTTTGATTTGtcttcatttaaacatttaaaagtggCCATTTCACTACTTATTTGGTGTCCACGTCCTCTTAGATCAGGGTTTTACCTCAGAGGCTCAGCATTGTGTTCTTTCATGATTTGTGTAAAAATATGGATACGAAAGCTCAGcttctgaaatattttatgcTCAAATGCCCAGAATGTTCTAATAAAGCTTGGAAAGTTGGGAAATTTAAATCTGGAaaacaatagattttttttaaatggaaatgaCATTTGTCATTCATGTTTTTACATATTATTACGCCTGTGATTGAATGTGCTTGATCTCCTATTGTCTTTTCAGTGTCGTAAGCTTAACCTTCTGTCCAAAGATCAGAGGATCACAGTGCAGGTAAAGTATTGCACATACTTCACAAGAGTTGAGTCATTGCGTGACTCCCAGTATTTAGTACCGTTTATTCTATGATTACTCACaattttctcagtttttatgTGCATTCATAGGCAGATTACATCTCAGCTCTGACAGCCTCAAATGGGAAATGAGTGAAAATGTGGCTGCAGATTTTCTAAGGGAAAGAACAACATTTTCT
This genomic window contains:
- the mocs3 gene encoding adenylyltransferase and sulfurtransferase MOCS3; this encodes MAQEAGSLKAQLKEKEKEIAALKNRLAQLEKSHASVPELQDKVTPLSPLTTKPALSNEDIMRYSRQLLLPELGVKGQLNLSRTSVLIVGCGGLGCPLAQYLAAAGIGRLGLLDYDEVELSNLHRQVLHGEENQGQAKALSAARAVKRLNSTVECIPYHLQLSPENALQLIQQYDIVADCSDNVPTRYLVNDACVLSGKPLVSASALRMEGQLTVYNYRGSPCYRCLYPVPPPPETVTNCSDGGVLGVVPGMMGCFQALEVLKIASGQGSSCGQQLVMFDAQGFRFRSIRLRPMQADCAVCGESPTVTQLIDYEAFCGSAATDKCRKLNLLSKDQRITVQEYKSLVDNSGPHILLDVRPIVEVDICHLPFSLNIPLSRLEQRKSEDIRLLQQRIIQLKQQMADDHQPPVYVICKLGNDSQKAVQVLEKMSGSELDSITVKDVCGGLMAWATKIDPAFPQY